A stretch of the Pan paniscus chromosome 2, NHGRI_mPanPan1-v2.0_pri, whole genome shotgun sequence genome encodes the following:
- the LOC100994911 gene encoding small ubiquitin-related modifier 2 yields MADEKPKEGVKTENNDHINLKVAGQDGSVVQFKIKRHTPLSKLMKAYCERQGLSMRQIRFRFDGQPINETDTPAQLEMEDEDTIDVFQQQTGGVY; encoded by the coding sequence ATGGCCGACGAAAAGCCCAAGGAAGGAGTCAAGACTGAGAACAACGATCATATTAATTTGAAGGTGGCGGGGCAGGATGGTTCTGTGGTGCAGTTTAAGATTAAGAGGCATACACCACTTAGTAAACTAATGAAAGCCTATTGTGAACGACAGGGATTGTCAATGAGGCAGATCAGATTCCGATTTGACGGGCAACCAATCAATGAAACAGACACACCTGCACAGTTGGAAATGGAGGATGAAGATACAATTGATGTGTTCCAACAGCAGACGGGAGGTGTCTACTGA